The following proteins come from a genomic window of Yinghuangia sp. ASG 101:
- a CDS encoding GntR family transcriptional regulator → MARAVTSTGRVVEILRELILDNTFPPGARLAETELAEQLGVSRTPVREALRQLAAEALVELPPNRGARVASWSQGELESVFELRATLEPRLTGRAAERAGEADIAALDELATRMLAVGSPGPDQDRDALVPLNTAFHGKLVRLADAPAFAAALAGAVRTPLIMRNFHAYDDASMRRSLAHHIEIVAAIRAGDPQWAGAVMTAHLRNARAVMLRTAVAQPPRH, encoded by the coding sequence ATGGCCCGCGCCGTGACATCGACCGGGCGCGTGGTCGAGATCCTCCGAGAGCTTATTCTCGACAATACTTTTCCCCCCGGCGCCCGGCTCGCCGAAACCGAACTGGCCGAGCAGCTCGGCGTCAGCCGCACGCCCGTGCGGGAGGCGCTGCGGCAGCTGGCCGCCGAGGCGCTGGTGGAGCTCCCGCCGAACCGCGGCGCCCGCGTCGCGAGCTGGTCCCAGGGCGAGTTGGAGAGCGTCTTCGAGCTGCGGGCGACGCTGGAGCCGCGCTTGACCGGAAGGGCCGCCGAGCGGGCCGGTGAGGCGGACATCGCCGCATTGGACGAACTGGCCACCCGCATGCTGGCGGTCGGCTCGCCCGGGCCGGACCAGGACCGGGACGCGTTGGTTCCGCTCAACACCGCGTTCCACGGGAAGCTGGTGCGCCTGGCCGACGCGCCCGCTTTCGCCGCGGCGCTGGCCGGCGCGGTGCGCACCCCGCTGATCATGCGGAACTTCCATGCCTACGACGACGCGTCGATGCGCCGCAGCCTGGCGCATCACATCGAGATCGTCGCGGCCATCCGCGCCGGCGACCCGCAATGGGCCGGCGCCGTGATGACCGCGCACCTGCGCAACGCCCGCGCGGTGATGCTCCGGACGGCCGTGGCCCAGCCGCCGCGGCACTGA
- a CDS encoding carboxymuconolactone decarboxylase family protein yields MTDFIGGFRKSALGDKAAEGRQSGANLLGTLARHPALTKSFLAFNGHILYGTSLSVRQREILVLRVAVLRHCGYEWAQHVILGREAGLGDAEVAGVIDGPDAPVWSPVDRALLRAVDDLLAGGKVGDDAWDVLAKEFDEQQLMDVIFTVGTYETVAFALRSFGVEPEADLAPHIQDRGKAEPADR; encoded by the coding sequence ATGACGGATTTCATCGGGGGATTTCGGAAGTCCGCCCTCGGCGACAAAGCGGCCGAGGGGCGCCAGTCCGGTGCCAATCTGTTGGGCACGCTGGCCCGCCACCCCGCCCTGACCAAAAGCTTTCTCGCCTTCAACGGCCATATTCTGTACGGCACGTCGCTTTCCGTCCGGCAGCGGGAAATCCTGGTGCTCCGGGTGGCCGTGCTGCGGCACTGCGGCTACGAATGGGCGCAGCACGTGATCCTCGGCCGCGAGGCGGGCCTCGGCGACGCGGAGGTGGCCGGCGTCATCGACGGCCCCGACGCACCGGTCTGGTCGCCGGTCGACCGCGCGCTGCTGCGCGCGGTGGACGATCTGCTGGCGGGGGGCAAGGTCGGCGACGACGCGTGGGACGTCCTCGCGAAGGAGTTCGACGAACAGCAGCTCATGGACGTGATCTTCACCGTCGGCACGTACGAAACGGTGGCTTTCGCGCTGCGCTCGTTCGGCGTCGAGCCGGAAGCCGATCTCGCGCCGCATATTCAGGACCGAGGTAAAGCCGAGCCCGCCGACCGGTGA
- a CDS encoding SDR family NAD(P)-dependent oxidoreductase — protein MSERTAVVTGGASGIGLAIARRLAVGGARVAIFDLDGDAAKAAAASIEDAGGKAVGVAVDVTDRPRIESGLDEVRDRLGRATILVNSAGITLDGPFLEMTRATWDTLLAVNLTGTFDCCQAALPGMVEEGWGRIVNISSSSFHSGVARMVGYVAAKSGVVGLTKALALEFARHGITVNTIPPGFIDTPMLQEARERGLMSVEQQTEKTPVGRIGRPEDIAAACAYLVSEDASYVTGQVIGVNGGRNT, from the coding sequence ATGAGCGAGCGCACAGCCGTCGTCACCGGCGGAGCCTCCGGTATCGGCCTGGCCATCGCCCGCCGCCTCGCGGTCGGCGGGGCACGGGTGGCCATCTTCGACCTCGACGGCGACGCCGCGAAGGCCGCCGCCGCGTCGATCGAGGACGCCGGCGGCAAGGCCGTCGGCGTCGCCGTCGACGTGACCGACCGCCCGCGCATCGAGAGCGGCCTCGACGAGGTACGCGACCGGCTCGGCCGCGCGACGATCCTGGTCAACAGCGCCGGGATCACCCTCGACGGCCCGTTCCTGGAGATGACCCGCGCGACCTGGGACACGCTGCTGGCCGTCAACCTCACCGGCACGTTCGACTGCTGCCAGGCCGCGCTGCCCGGCATGGTCGAGGAGGGCTGGGGACGCATCGTCAACATCTCCTCGTCGAGCTTCCACAGCGGCGTGGCCCGCATGGTCGGCTACGTCGCGGCCAAGTCGGGTGTCGTCGGGCTCACGAAGGCGCTCGCGCTGGAGTTCGCCCGGCACGGCATCACGGTCAACACGATCCCGCCCGGCTTCATCGACACGCCGATGCTCCAGGAGGCCCGCGAGCGCGGACTCATGAGCGTCGAGCAGCAGACGGAGAAGACCCCCGTCGGCCGCATCGGCCGGCCCGAGGACATCGCCGCGGCCTGCGCGTACCTCGTGAGCGAAGACGCGAGCTACGTCACCGGCCAGGTCATCGGCGTCAACGGCGGACGCAACACCTGA
- a CDS encoding TauD/TfdA dioxygenase family protein, with the protein MAAITTRKLSEFVGAEVLDIDLDRLLHDDDLPTACLEALEEYGVLLFRGVGVDDHTQVAFCRKMGELVTSPNFAIPEVIEISFDPSNPNAKYYSSNDAWHFDGAMDEIPAKAAALTAHVVAEKGGETEFASTYAAYEALSDDEKERFADLRVVHTFESIQRRSHPDPTPEQLADWESWPVREHPLVWEHRSGRRSLVFGSAASRIVGMDEAEGRELLDDLERRATAPDKVLRHSWSVGDMVMWDNLGLLHRAAPFDRTKPRRMHRTTLVGDEAIA; encoded by the coding sequence ATGGCCGCGATCACCACGAGGAAACTGAGTGAATTCGTCGGGGCGGAGGTTCTGGACATCGACCTCGACCGGCTGCTGCACGACGACGACCTGCCGACGGCCTGCCTGGAGGCGCTGGAGGAGTACGGCGTCCTGCTGTTCCGCGGCGTCGGCGTCGACGACCACACGCAGGTGGCCTTCTGCCGGAAGATGGGCGAGCTGGTGACGTCGCCCAACTTCGCGATTCCCGAAGTGATCGAGATCAGCTTCGATCCGTCGAACCCGAACGCGAAGTACTACTCCAGCAACGACGCCTGGCACTTCGACGGCGCCATGGACGAAATCCCCGCGAAGGCCGCCGCGTTGACCGCCCACGTGGTCGCGGAGAAGGGCGGCGAGACGGAGTTCGCCAGCACCTACGCGGCGTACGAGGCGCTGTCGGACGACGAGAAAGAGCGCTTCGCCGACCTCCGGGTGGTGCACACGTTCGAGTCGATCCAGCGCCGCAGCCACCCCGACCCGACGCCGGAGCAACTGGCGGACTGGGAGTCGTGGCCCGTACGCGAGCACCCGCTCGTGTGGGAGCACCGCTCGGGCCGGCGGTCCCTCGTCTTCGGGTCGGCCGCGTCGCGCATCGTCGGCATGGACGAGGCGGAGGGCCGGGAACTGCTGGACGACCTCGAACGCCGGGCGACCGCACCGGACAAGGTGCTGCGGCACTCCTGGTCGGTGGGCGACATGGTGATGTGGGACAACCTGGGCCTGCTGCACCGCGCCGCCCCGTTCGACCGGACGAAACCGCGCCGCATGCACCGCACGACGCTCGTCGGCGACGAGGCGATCGCGTGA
- a CDS encoding thiamine pyrophosphate-binding protein, with product MAVKVYERILHLFEAEGITTLFGIPDPNFVHMFHLAEERGWNVVAPHHEESAGFMAEAVSRMTGKPAVCVGTLGPGVANLAPAMMCAKVEHSPVVFLGGQRARITEQRVRRGRIQFVRQAALFENSVKYSASIEYADQTDEVIREGLRTALNGTPGPVYIEYPQHVIQQELDVPPPVEPSAYRLVGQTAGADKVAEAVAAIRAAKQPILLVGHGVHTSRAGAQVKALADLMACPVIQTSGGTSYIEGLEDRTFSYGFSPSAVDAVVNSDLCLAIGTELGEPVHHGRRHHWAANEANRTWILVEQDPTAIGVNRSIDVPLIGDLRAIVPQLADALKDTPRTATPELDAWIRQDADRLAELAETAPSGQTPVHPARLIVEATKAFPKDGIMVRDGGATTIFGWTYSQAKPHDVIWNQNFGHLGTGLPYAVGAGVADGGRRPLMLITGDSSFQFHIAELETAARLNLPLVCVVAADYQWGLEVGVYKRTFGQGSRETGAHWSTATRLDKVAEGFGCYGEYVERDEDIAPAIKRAYASGRPGVIHVVIDPKANSEEMPSYDEYSTWAAEGH from the coding sequence GTGGCGGTCAAAGTCTACGAGCGCATTCTTCACCTGTTCGAGGCCGAGGGGATCACCACGCTTTTCGGGATTCCCGACCCGAACTTCGTGCACATGTTCCACCTCGCCGAGGAGCGCGGGTGGAATGTGGTGGCCCCCCATCACGAGGAATCGGCCGGCTTCATGGCCGAGGCGGTCTCCCGGATGACGGGCAAACCCGCGGTGTGCGTCGGCACGCTGGGACCGGGAGTGGCGAACCTGGCCCCGGCGATGATGTGCGCGAAGGTCGAACACTCGCCGGTGGTCTTCCTGGGCGGGCAGCGGGCGCGGATCACCGAGCAGCGCGTGCGGCGCGGGCGGATCCAATTCGTGCGGCAGGCCGCGTTGTTCGAGAACTCGGTCAAGTACTCGGCGAGCATCGAGTACGCCGACCAGACCGACGAGGTGATCCGCGAGGGCCTGCGCACGGCACTCAACGGGACGCCGGGGCCCGTCTACATCGAGTACCCGCAGCACGTGATCCAGCAGGAACTGGACGTCCCGCCACCCGTGGAGCCCTCCGCGTACCGCCTGGTCGGGCAGACCGCGGGGGCCGACAAGGTCGCCGAGGCGGTCGCCGCGATCCGCGCCGCGAAGCAGCCGATCCTCCTGGTCGGCCACGGTGTGCACACCTCGCGGGCCGGCGCGCAGGTCAAGGCCCTGGCCGACCTGATGGCATGCCCGGTGATCCAGACCTCCGGCGGCACCTCCTACATCGAAGGCCTCGAAGACCGCACGTTCTCCTATGGTTTCTCCCCGTCCGCGGTCGACGCGGTCGTCAACTCGGACCTGTGCCTGGCGATCGGGACCGAGCTGGGCGAACCGGTCCACCACGGCCGCCGCCACCACTGGGCGGCCAACGAGGCCAACCGCACCTGGATTCTCGTCGAACAGGACCCGACGGCCATCGGGGTCAACCGTTCGATCGACGTGCCGCTGATCGGTGATCTGCGGGCGATCGTCCCGCAGTTGGCCGACGCGCTGAAGGACACGCCGCGTACCGCGACGCCCGAACTCGACGCGTGGATCAGGCAGGACGCCGATCGCCTCGCGGAACTCGCCGAGACCGCACCGTCCGGACAGACTCCCGTGCACCCCGCGCGCCTGATCGTCGAGGCGACGAAGGCGTTCCCGAAGGACGGCATCATGGTCCGCGACGGCGGTGCCACGACGATCTTCGGGTGGACGTACTCGCAGGCCAAACCGCACGACGTGATCTGGAACCAGAACTTCGGCCACCTCGGCACCGGCCTGCCCTACGCCGTCGGCGCCGGCGTCGCCGACGGCGGCAGGCGCCCGCTGATGCTCATCACCGGCGACTCGTCGTTCCAGTTCCACATCGCCGAACTGGAGACGGCCGCGCGCCTCAACCTGCCGCTGGTCTGCGTCGTCGCCGCGGACTACCAGTGGGGCCTCGAAGTCGGCGTCTACAAAAGGACGTTCGGCCAGGGATCGCGCGAGACCGGGGCCCACTGGAGCACCGCCACGCGCCTGGACAAGGTCGCCGAGGGCTTCGGCTGCTACGGCGAATACGTCGAGCGGGACGAGGACATCGCCCCGGCGATCAAGCGCGCGTACGCCAGCGGAAGGCCCGGCGTCATCCACGTCGTCATCGACCCGAAGGCCAACTCCGAGGAAATGCCGAGCTACGACGAGTACTCGACATGGGCCGCGGAAGGGCATTAG
- a CDS encoding maleate cis-trans isomerase family protein, which translates to MTDALGWRLKLGVVTPSVNTVVQPEYDDMRPRGVTNHVARIHIPDRVTADDADFEELVRDIDRGVDDAVERVLTCEPACVVLGVSIEAVHGDPKAGEAILKRLRARFGDDLRLVHAGDAIPAALKAVGVDEGPVGLITPYQPVSEPHLRAFMDSCGYDVTTAVHLRAPSAVKIAHISRETLQRELKRIAAERPRAIVQFGANMCMGRIAAEAERWLDLPVIAVNTATYWHALRTHGIDDQADGFGQLLARC; encoded by the coding sequence ATGACGGACGCGCTGGGATGGCGGCTGAAACTCGGTGTGGTCACCCCCTCGGTGAACACCGTGGTGCAGCCGGAATACGACGACATGCGACCGCGCGGCGTGACGAACCACGTCGCGCGCATCCACATCCCCGACCGCGTCACCGCCGACGACGCGGACTTCGAGGAGCTGGTCCGGGACATCGACCGGGGCGTCGACGACGCGGTCGAACGCGTCCTGACCTGCGAGCCGGCGTGTGTCGTGCTCGGCGTCTCCATCGAGGCGGTGCACGGCGACCCGAAGGCCGGCGAGGCCATCCTGAAGCGGCTGCGGGCCAGGTTCGGCGACGATCTGCGGCTCGTCCACGCGGGCGACGCGATCCCCGCCGCGCTGAAGGCGGTCGGCGTCGACGAGGGTCCCGTCGGGCTGATCACCCCGTACCAGCCGGTCTCGGAGCCGCACCTGCGGGCGTTCATGGACAGCTGCGGCTACGACGTGACCACCGCCGTCCATCTGCGCGCCCCGAGCGCGGTCAAGATTGCACACATCTCGCGCGAGACGCTGCAGCGTGAGCTGAAGCGGATCGCGGCCGAACGCCCGCGGGCGATCGTGCAGTTCGGGGCGAACATGTGCATGGGCCGTATCGCCGCGGAGGCCGAGCGGTGGTTGGACCTGCCGGTGATCGCGGTCAACACCGCGACGTACTGGCACGCGCTGCGGACCCACGGAATCGACGATCAGGCGGACGGATTCGGGCAGTTGCTGGCGCGCTGCTGA
- a CDS encoding oxidoreductase, with protein sequence MAPGYPTLFSPIALGPRTARNRVWMAAHATEFSTDGTFADASADYYAERARGDVAVITMEAMAVHPSSQPRRGVVKAYDAAVVDSYRKVAAAVQPHGAMLMAQLWHRGRQTDGIISRLPTWAPSAVPDTVYREIPHAMTVREIDELVAHYVLSARLAMDGGVDGIEVHGLAHGYLLGQFLSPATNHRTDDYGGSFENRLRIVRRVVEGVRAVVPADRVLGIRLNSNDGDGQAGLGNADWVRIAVAVETWGALDYISTTQGTYLDRMQIYGTSAARPAGYEVADTANITRAVSLPVVAVGRITTPEMAESVLADGKAQFVGMARQLIADPRWPAKAQAGRPDDIRPCVGANWCVASFARGPLACIHNPRVGREREFRADDGRERRTRRRVAVVGGGPAGLRAALAATELGHAVTLFEQSDTLGGQVNLLTRADSYREWSGVTDWLSSQLARTDAEIRLKHRAGAGDLVGRFDAVVVATGSTPVRHGWTARRPERWSAEAAALPGAGQWNVYTPADVLAGRTDLPYRILVVDDTGDRQAFVTAEYLARRRHAVHVVSPYPQLGHAFADGHDLPFAFGQLRRAGVTFTPNVEVGAIEDDTVTLTDVFTGEATVLRDIDGVVLVLGNVADDGLARALDGSGLDVQVIGDAQAPRRIFNAIWEGEAAARRL encoded by the coding sequence ATGGCCCCCGGCTACCCCACCCTGTTCTCCCCGATCGCGCTCGGGCCGCGCACCGCGCGGAACCGCGTCTGGATGGCCGCGCACGCGACCGAGTTCTCCACCGACGGGACGTTCGCCGACGCCAGTGCCGACTACTACGCCGAGCGCGCCCGCGGCGACGTGGCCGTGATCACCATGGAGGCCATGGCGGTGCACCCGTCGAGCCAGCCCCGGCGCGGCGTGGTCAAGGCGTACGACGCGGCCGTGGTGGACAGCTACCGCAAGGTCGCCGCCGCGGTACAGCCGCACGGCGCCATGCTGATGGCCCAGTTGTGGCACCGGGGGCGGCAGACGGACGGCATCATCAGCCGCCTGCCGACGTGGGCGCCGAGCGCCGTCCCGGACACGGTGTACCGCGAGATCCCGCACGCGATGACGGTGCGGGAGATCGACGAACTCGTCGCGCACTACGTGCTGTCGGCGCGTCTCGCGATGGACGGCGGGGTCGACGGGATCGAGGTGCACGGCCTGGCGCACGGGTATCTGCTCGGGCAGTTCCTGTCGCCCGCGACCAACCACCGGACCGACGACTACGGCGGCTCGTTCGAGAACCGGCTGCGGATCGTCCGGCGCGTCGTCGAGGGCGTGCGCGCGGTCGTCCCCGCCGACCGGGTGCTCGGGATTCGGCTCAACAGCAACGACGGAGACGGCCAAGCCGGGCTCGGCAACGCCGATTGGGTGCGGATCGCGGTGGCGGTCGAGACGTGGGGCGCGCTCGACTACATCTCCACGACGCAGGGCACCTACCTGGACCGCATGCAGATCTACGGCACGTCGGCGGCACGGCCGGCCGGCTACGAGGTCGCCGACACCGCCAACATCACGCGCGCGGTGTCGCTGCCGGTGGTGGCGGTCGGCCGGATCACCACGCCGGAGATGGCCGAGAGCGTCCTCGCCGACGGGAAGGCGCAGTTCGTCGGCATGGCCCGCCAGCTCATCGCCGATCCGCGGTGGCCGGCCAAGGCACAGGCCGGGCGGCCCGACGACATCCGTCCGTGCGTCGGGGCGAACTGGTGTGTGGCGTCGTTCGCGCGCGGCCCGCTGGCGTGCATCCACAACCCGCGGGTGGGCCGCGAACGGGAGTTCCGCGCCGACGACGGCCGGGAGCGTCGGACGCGGCGGCGGGTCGCGGTGGTCGGCGGCGGACCGGCCGGGTTGCGCGCGGCCCTCGCGGCCACCGAACTCGGGCACGCGGTCACGCTGTTCGAGCAAAGCGACACCCTCGGCGGGCAGGTCAACCTGCTCACGCGTGCGGATTCCTACCGCGAGTGGTCCGGAGTGACCGACTGGCTGTCCTCGCAACTGGCCCGGACGGACGCCGAGATCCGGTTGAAGCACCGGGCGGGTGCCGGCGATCTCGTCGGGCGGTTCGACGCGGTGGTGGTCGCGACCGGTTCGACGCCGGTGCGCCACGGCTGGACGGCCCGGCGGCCCGAGCGCTGGTCGGCGGAGGCCGCCGCGCTGCCGGGAGCCGGCCAGTGGAACGTCTACACGCCCGCGGATGTGCTCGCCGGGCGCACGGACCTGCCGTACCGGATCCTGGTCGTCGACGACACGGGCGACCGGCAGGCCTTCGTCACCGCGGAGTATCTGGCGCGGCGCCGCCACGCGGTGCATGTCGTGTCGCCGTACCCGCAGCTCGGGCACGCGTTCGCCGACGGCCACGATCTGCCGTTCGCGTTCGGGCAGTTGCGCCGCGCGGGGGTGACCTTCACCCCGAATGTGGAGGTCGGTGCGATCGAGGACGACACCGTCACGCTCACGGACGTGTTCACCGGCGAGGCGACGGTGCTCCGGGACATCGACGGCGTGGTGCTCGTCCTCGGGAACGTCGCCGACGACGGCCTGGCCCGCGCGTTGGACGGCAGCGGCCTCGACGTCCAGGTGATCGGGGACGCGCAGGCGCCGCGGCGCATCTTCAACGCGATCTGGGAGGGGGAGGCGGCGGCGCGGCGGCTGTGA
- a CDS encoding CaiB/BaiF CoA transferase family protein produces MNNDNTVGGPLSGKRVLELGSLIAGPFCGQLLGDFGADVVKIEDPGNGDPMRRWGNQADGFSLTWPVIARNKRSVTCNLRDPRGQELVRRLAAHSDVLVENFRPGTLERWNLGYAELAAVNPGLVLVRVTGYGQDGPYAGRAGFGSIGEAMGGVRYTTGDPDHPPSRTGISLGDSLAGMFAAFGAVMALLDRERTGRGQVVDSAIYEAVLALMEALIPEWEIAGHRRERTGSVLPGVAPSNVYPTADGAEILIAANGDAVFTRLCDAMGNPGLAANPRYRTHRARGDNLAELDRIVGQWTASRPSADLLDHLHAAGVPAGRIYTAADMTEDAHFRARDAIVRLLHPRLGAFPMQNVAPRLSASPGNVRSLGPELGAHNEAVYGRLLGLDAADREKLAAEGVI; encoded by the coding sequence ATGAACAACGACAACACAGTGGGCGGTCCGCTGTCCGGAAAGCGCGTGCTCGAACTGGGTTCGCTGATCGCGGGGCCGTTCTGCGGCCAACTGCTGGGCGATTTCGGGGCGGACGTCGTCAAGATCGAGGACCCGGGGAACGGCGATCCGATGCGCCGGTGGGGGAATCAGGCGGACGGTTTTTCGCTCACGTGGCCGGTCATCGCGCGCAACAAGAGGTCGGTCACGTGCAATCTCCGCGATCCGCGGGGGCAGGAACTGGTACGGCGGCTCGCGGCACACTCCGACGTGCTGGTGGAGAATTTCCGGCCCGGCACGCTGGAGCGCTGGAATCTCGGTTACGCGGAACTTGCGGCCGTCAATCCCGGGTTGGTCCTGGTCCGGGTCACCGGATACGGCCAGGACGGGCCGTACGCGGGGCGGGCGGGTTTCGGGTCGATCGGCGAGGCGATGGGCGGGGTCCGCTACACCACGGGCGATCCGGACCACCCGCCGAGCCGCACCGGGATCTCGCTGGGCGACTCGCTGGCCGGCATGTTCGCGGCGTTCGGGGCGGTGATGGCCCTGCTCGACCGCGAGCGCACCGGGCGCGGCCAAGTGGTCGACTCGGCGATCTACGAGGCGGTGCTGGCCTTGATGGAGGCGCTGATCCCGGAGTGGGAGATCGCCGGGCACCGGCGCGAGCGCACCGGTTCGGTGCTGCCGGGCGTCGCGCCGAGCAATGTGTATCCGACCGCCGACGGGGCCGAGATCCTGATCGCGGCGAACGGCGACGCGGTTTTCACGCGGCTGTGCGACGCGATGGGGAATCCCGGGCTGGCGGCGAATCCCCGGTACCGCACCCACCGGGCCCGCGGCGACAATCTCGCGGAACTCGACAGGATCGTGGGGCAATGGACGGCCTCGCGCCCTTCGGCGGACCTGCTCGACCACCTGCACGCGGCCGGCGTTCCGGCGGGGCGGATCTACACCGCCGCCGACATGACGGAGGACGCGCATTTCCGGGCGCGGGACGCGATCGTCCGGCTGCTGCACCCCCGCCTCGGCGCGTTCCCCATGCAGAATGTCGCGCCGCGGCTGTCGGCGTCGCCGGGGAACGTCCGGTCCCTGGGGCCGGAACTGGGTGCGCACAACGAGGCGGTGTACGGCCGGCTGCTCGGTCTCGACGCCGCGGACCGCGAGAAGCTGGCCGCCGAGGGCGTCATCTGA
- a CDS encoding hydroxymethylglutaryl-CoA lyase: MSITICEVGPRDGLQNEKTLLSADAKVELIRRSVAGGVRRIEATAFVHPGRVPQMADAEEVMARVPRDKGVAYIGLVLNRRGFERAARAGVDEVNMVVLATDTFGERNQGMTVDAGLRAWEEIAAAAHAAGIRPSLTVSAAFGCPFEGEVGVDRVRAIARRAVAAGPAEIALADTIGVGVPTQVAELVAAVRDIAPGVPLRCHFHNTRNTGYANAVAAVDAGVETLDASAGGIGGCPFAPAATGNIATEDLVFLLERMGVPTGVDLAATASTGRWIGGRLGVEVPALLGRAGPFPG, from the coding sequence GTGTCCATCACGATCTGCGAGGTCGGTCCGCGCGACGGACTGCAGAATGAAAAAACGTTGCTGTCGGCGGATGCCAAGGTCGAGTTGATCAGGCGGTCCGTGGCCGGCGGGGTGCGGCGCATCGAGGCCACCGCGTTCGTGCATCCGGGACGGGTGCCGCAGATGGCCGACGCCGAGGAGGTCATGGCCCGGGTTCCGCGTGACAAGGGGGTCGCGTACATCGGGCTGGTCCTGAACCGGCGGGGGTTCGAACGTGCCGCGCGGGCCGGTGTCGACGAGGTCAACATGGTCGTCCTCGCCACCGACACGTTCGGCGAGCGCAACCAGGGGATGACGGTGGACGCGGGCCTGCGCGCGTGGGAGGAGATCGCCGCCGCGGCGCACGCGGCGGGCATCCGGCCGTCCCTGACCGTCTCCGCGGCGTTCGGGTGCCCGTTCGAGGGCGAGGTCGGGGTGGACCGCGTCCGGGCGATCGCGCGCCGGGCCGTGGCAGCCGGACCGGCCGAGATCGCCCTCGCCGACACGATCGGCGTGGGCGTGCCCACGCAGGTCGCCGAACTGGTGGCGGCGGTACGCGACATCGCGCCCGGCGTACCGCTGCGCTGTCACTTCCACAACACCCGTAACACCGGGTACGCCAACGCGGTGGCGGCGGTCGATGCCGGAGTGGAGACACTTGACGCCAGTGCCGGAGGGATCGGCGGGTGTCCGTTCGCGCCCGCGGCCACCGGCAACATCGCCACCGAGGACCTGGTCTTCCTGCTCGAACGCATGGGCGTGCCGACGGGTGTCGACCTCGCCGCGACGGCGTCCACCGGGCGCTGGATCGGCGGTCGGCTCGGCGTCGAGGTACCGGCGTTGCTCGGCCGGGCGGGCCCTTTCCCGGGCTGA